Proteins from a single region of Oncorhynchus clarkii lewisi isolate Uvic-CL-2024 unplaced genomic scaffold, UVic_Ocla_1.0 unplaced_contig_2111_pilon_pilon, whole genome shotgun sequence:
- the LOC139402965 gene encoding uncharacterized protein: MKKKKTKVVISQDNHRSRKNIYSLMLNPGAVEHSMGWKLFYCVFTLMVGLLECPSIGNGIIIKTVNLKDSVTLPCNATCDIGIVWRIVDGQVVAKIDQGKLIEGKRFEKRVEINKDLSLTISSAVYNDKGSYECICDNQIVADVKLDVLVPTEISAHVGDNVTLHCYGSTNKQATDGEIYVQWEKDGQTVLKIDPTNTTFGPGFIDRTSVTRDGYREGDLSLTLTGVRSSDQGTYLCFFNRDSDSGYPHGVTLTVKEKQLEPAMTDSERSRVPLIVIIILLLFIICVLWLMVIHKRNRRQPTVDFTVTGKEDNTASPAHLSIEDLPVSVQDSQPLPEVRRIQSCSDDHLDETTCPEGMDEHTEEEEELHLPVAESGTLLDQEKSSTGS, translated from the exons atgaagaagaagaaaacgaAAGTAGTTATTTCTCAGGACAACCACCGCTCTAGGAAAAACATCTATAGTTTG ATGTTGAATCCTGGGGCAGTAGAGCACAGCATGGGTTGGAAACTCTTCTACTGTGTTTTTACATTGATGGTCGGCCTTCTTG AATGCCCCTCGATTGGTAATGGTATCATTATTAAAACTGTGAATTTGAAGGACTCTGTCACTCTCCCTTGCAATGCAACCTGTGACATTGGCATCGTTTGGAGGATTGTGGATGGCCAGGTCGTTGCCAAGATTGATCAAGGAAAATTAATTGAAGGAAAGCGCTTTGAGAAGAGGGTGGAAATCAACAAAGACCTCTCTCTCACAATCAGCTCTGCGGTGTACAATGACAAGGGCTCATATGAGTGTATCTGTGATAATCAGATTGTTGCAGATGTGAAGCTAGATGTTCTGG TCCCGACAGAAATATCAGCTCACGTCGGAGATAATGTCACACTTCACTGCTATGGCTCAACCAATAAGCAGGCAACCGATGGTGAGATTTATGTCCAGTGGGAGAAAGATGGACAGACTGTGCTGAAGATTGACCCGACCAATACTACCTTTGGCCCTGGATTCATTGACAGGACATCAGTGACCAGGGATGGTTACAGAGAGGGTGACCTGTCCCTCACCCTCACCGGTGTACGCTCGTCTGACCAGGGGACCTACCTGTGCTTCTTCAACCGGGATAGTGACTCAGGATATCCACATGGAGTCACTCTCACTGTTAAAG aAAAGCAATTGGAGCCTGCAATGACTGATAGTGaaaggagtagggtgccattgATAGTAATAATTATTCTACTTCTGTTTATCATTTGTGTGCTCTGGTTAATGGTGATTCAcaagagaaacaggagacagcCAACAGTGGACTTCACAGTCACTGGAAAAGAGGACAACACAGCATCACCAGCACATCTCTCCATCGAGGATCTTCCTGTTTCAGTTCAGGACAGCCAACCGTTGCCAGAGGTCCGAAGAATCCAGAGTTGTTCTGATGATCATCTTGATGAGACCACGTGTCCTGAGGGGATGGATGAacacacagaggaagaggaggagctccATCTCCCAGTAGCTGAAAGTGGGACACTGCTAGACCAGGAGAAGAGTAGCACAGGGAGTTGA